Proteins encoded within one genomic window of Geotalea daltonii FRC-32:
- a CDS encoding ABC transporter substrate-binding protein produces the protein MARRFFPQLISMILLLTALVLTGCRDKKPIYLGYAGPLTGKFADLGIAGRDGVVLAVEEINAGGGIAGREIELLSKDDAQDPQQAQKVDQELVDAGAVAVIGHMTSVMSVAGLPVVNRAHLVMLSPTTSSNDLTGIDDYFLRVYPPSSQVAHLLSTHAIEKLDIRSISVVYDISNEAHTLGWYKYFRENHQRLGGRIVQEFPFKGGKADFSHLAEQIKAGGSQGLFIIAGAMDTAMICQHLRRSGFGMPIVVSEWSTTDELLSQGGTAVEGINFYQTFDRNSDQPAYVAFRKNYRERFRREPTFASVHAYDSAKLVFSALTRDSDPKKLKQTILSMANFNGLQDQIMIDRFGDPKRTPFLMVIKNGTFQRVR, from the coding sequence ATGGCCAGACGTTTTTTCCCGCAGCTTATTAGCATGATTCTTTTGCTGACGGCTTTGGTGCTGACCGGCTGCCGGGATAAGAAGCCCATTTATCTCGGTTATGCAGGGCCTTTGACCGGGAAATTTGCCGATCTTGGTATTGCCGGCCGAGATGGCGTCGTGCTGGCGGTGGAGGAAATAAATGCCGGAGGAGGAATAGCCGGCAGGGAAATAGAGCTTCTGTCAAAGGACGATGCCCAGGATCCGCAACAAGCGCAGAAGGTGGATCAGGAATTGGTGGATGCCGGAGCCGTTGCAGTCATCGGCCATATGACCAGTGTCATGTCGGTGGCCGGTCTTCCTGTCGTCAACCGTGCGCATCTGGTCATGCTCAGTCCCACCACCAGCAGTAATGACCTTACCGGCATCGATGATTACTTTCTGAGGGTTTACCCTCCCAGCAGCCAGGTGGCGCACCTTCTCTCCACCCATGCCATTGAAAAGCTGGACATTCGTTCCATTTCCGTCGTCTATGACATTTCAAACGAAGCCCACACCCTGGGTTGGTATAAATATTTCAGAGAAAACCATCAGCGTCTGGGAGGACGCATCGTGCAGGAATTTCCCTTCAAGGGAGGAAAAGCTGACTTTTCGCACTTGGCAGAACAGATCAAGGCCGGTGGTTCCCAGGGGCTGTTCATTATCGCAGGCGCCATGGATACGGCAATGATCTGCCAGCACTTGCGTAGATCAGGCTTTGGGATGCCGATCGTAGTTTCCGAATGGTCAACTACTGACGAGTTGTTGAGTCAGGGGGGAACCGCCGTTGAAGGTATCAACTTTTACCAGACCTTTGACCGCAACAGCGACCAACCTGCATATGTGGCGTTCAGAAAAAACTATCGGGAGAGATTCCGGCGCGAGCCGACTTTTGCTTCGGTACATGCCTATGATTCGGCGAAACTGGTTTTTTCAGCGCTGACACGGGACAGCGACCCGAAAAAGCTGAAACAGACAATTCTGTCAATGGCAAATTTCAATGGCTTGCAGGATCAAATAATGATAGACAGATTCGGTGACCCCAAGCGTACACCTTTTCTTATGGTAATTAAAAACGGTACCTTCCAGAGGGTGAGATAA
- the htpG gene encoding molecular chaperone HtpG, which translates to MTKSTKKFETEVQQLLDLVIHSLYSNKDIFLRELVSNASDAIDKIKFESHSNMDLLEGNADWKVKLIADKSAGTLTIRDNGIGMNMAEVEENIGTIARSGTRAFMDNLKGKNLQDNPELIGQFGVGFYASFMVADKVTLITRKSGDKNAACCWESTGDGSYTIEDCEKETRGTDITLHLKEEMKEYLDEWKIRGIIKKYSDYVQYPIVMDITREEPVKGVDGKVIEGGGTIEKTTEETLNSMKAIWTRPKSEITEEEYEEFYKHISHDYDKPFRTIHYSAEGTSEFKALVYIPSHKPFDLFMRDHKKGIHLYVKRVFITDNCEALVPDYLRFMKGVVDSSDLPLNVSREILQEDVQIKRIEKNLVGKILSTLAETKEKTPEDYLKFYREFGPVLKEGIHFDFANKEKLQDLILFESSKTDSGNFVSLKEYVERMPENQKEIYYITGPSRSGLENSPHLEIFRKKSFEVLYMTDPVDEWVVQSLTEYEGKKLHAVDRGDLELDSEEEKKEKEAKQEEAKKQYQGVLDYIKEQLKDQVKEVRFSNRLTDSACCLVADQHGLNANMEKILKAMNQDVPESKRVLELNPDHPLMQVLSGLFEKDKENPKLADYCGLLYDQALLTEGSPIPDPLRFTKLIAELMVKAA; encoded by the coding sequence ATGACCAAAAGCACGAAAAAGTTTGAAACCGAAGTCCAGCAGCTCCTTGACCTGGTTATACACTCGCTCTATTCCAACAAGGACATCTTCCTGCGCGAGCTCGTCTCCAACGCCTCTGACGCAATAGATAAAATCAAATTCGAGTCTCATTCAAACATGGATCTTCTGGAGGGGAATGCCGACTGGAAGGTTAAACTCATAGCAGACAAGAGCGCCGGCACCCTGACGATCCGCGACAACGGTATCGGTATGAATATGGCCGAGGTTGAGGAAAATATCGGCACCATTGCCCGCTCCGGCACCCGCGCTTTCATGGACAACCTGAAGGGCAAGAACCTCCAGGACAACCCCGAGTTGATCGGCCAGTTCGGCGTCGGCTTCTATGCGTCTTTCATGGTGGCCGACAAGGTGACACTGATCACCCGCAAGTCGGGGGATAAAAATGCCGCCTGCTGCTGGGAATCCACCGGCGACGGCAGCTATACTATCGAAGACTGCGAAAAAGAGACTCGCGGCACCGACATCACCCTGCACCTCAAGGAAGAGATGAAGGAATATCTGGACGAATGGAAGATCCGCGGCATCATCAAGAAATATTCAGATTATGTGCAGTATCCTATCGTTATGGACATTACCAGGGAAGAGCCGGTCAAGGGGGTGGACGGCAAGGTCATTGAAGGTGGCGGCACCATCGAAAAGACCACCGAAGAGACCTTGAACTCCATGAAAGCCATCTGGACCAGGCCCAAGAGCGAAATTACCGAAGAGGAGTATGAAGAGTTTTACAAACATATCTCCCACGATTACGACAAACCCTTCCGCACCATCCACTATTCGGCGGAGGGCACCAGCGAATTCAAGGCGCTGGTCTACATTCCCAGCCATAAGCCCTTCGACCTCTTCATGCGCGACCACAAAAAGGGCATCCATCTTTATGTTAAGCGGGTCTTCATCACCGATAATTGCGAAGCGCTGGTTCCCGATTACCTGCGCTTCATGAAGGGGGTAGTCGATTCCAGCGACCTGCCCCTCAACGTCTCCCGCGAGATACTCCAGGAAGATGTGCAAATCAAACGGATCGAGAAGAATCTGGTGGGCAAAATCCTCTCCACCCTGGCGGAGACAAAGGAGAAGACACCGGAGGATTACCTGAAATTCTACCGGGAGTTCGGGCCGGTACTCAAGGAAGGGATCCACTTCGACTTTGCAAACAAGGAGAAGCTGCAGGACCTGATCCTTTTCGAAAGCTCAAAGACCGATAGCGGAAACTTCGTCTCCCTGAAGGAATACGTTGAGCGCATGCCTGAGAACCAGAAGGAGATCTATTACATCACCGGCCCTTCCCGCTCAGGGCTTGAAAATTCACCACACCTGGAAATATTCCGCAAAAAGAGCTTCGAAGTCCTGTACATGACCGATCCGGTGGACGAGTGGGTGGTGCAGAGCCTGACTGAGTACGAAGGCAAGAAGCTTCATGCCGTTGACCGTGGCGACCTGGAACTGGACAGCGAAGAAGAGAAGAAAGAGAAGGAAGCAAAGCAGGAAGAGGCAAAGAAACAGTATCAGGGTGTTCTGGATTACATCAAGGAACAGCTGAAGGACCAGGTAAAGGAGGTACGATTTTCCAACCGCCTCACCGACAGCGCCTGCTGTCTCGTTGCCGATCAGCATGGCCTCAATGCAAATATGGAAAAAATCCTCAAAGCAATGAATCAGGATGTGCCCGAGTCAAAGCGGGTGCTGGAACTGAACCCGGACCATCCGCTGATGCAGGTACTGAGCGGGCTCTTTGAAAAAGACAAGGAAAATCCGAAACTGGCCGATTACTGCGGGCTGCTCTACGACCAGGCACTTCTCACCGAAGGTTCACCAATCCCCGATCCGCTCCGTTTCACCAAGCTGATTGCCGAACTGATGGTAAAAGCGGCGTAA
- a CDS encoding rubrerythrin family protein: MSNTPKSENDLKEAFAGESQANRKYLAFAKQADKDGFPQVARLFRAAAEAETVHAHNHLRALKGINGTRENLVEAIAGETHEFKNMYPQMIADAELEGATEARRSFTFANAVEKVHAELYQKALDTLGAAAEEFDYYVCPVCGHTVERGAPDKCVVCGAAGSAFYKVS; encoded by the coding sequence ATGTCAAACACTCCAAAATCGGAAAATGATCTCAAAGAGGCTTTTGCCGGTGAATCCCAAGCCAATCGTAAATATCTTGCGTTTGCCAAACAAGCTGACAAGGATGGTTTTCCCCAGGTGGCGAGGCTTTTTCGTGCTGCAGCCGAAGCTGAAACCGTTCATGCCCATAATCATCTGCGGGCCCTCAAGGGGATCAACGGCACCAGGGAGAATCTCGTTGAGGCCATAGCCGGCGAAACCCATGAATTCAAGAACATGTATCCGCAGATGATCGCAGATGCCGAGCTGGAGGGGGCGACGGAGGCGAGGCGTTCATTCACTTTCGCTAACGCAGTCGAGAAGGTCCATGCGGAGCTTTACCAGAAGGCGCTGGATACGCTGGGGGCTGCGGCAGAGGAGTTTGATTATTATGTCTGCCCGGTCTGCGGACACACGGTGGAGCGTGGAGCGCCAGACAAATGCGTTGTCTGCGGTGCGGCAGGGTCGGCCTTCTATAAGGTGAGCTGA
- a CDS encoding cation diffusion facilitator family transporter — protein MQRAERFNQADRVIRLGFWMNAVLMIMKIAAGHFGGSEAVFADGVESACDFIAILTTIIALRIGRKPFDEKHPYGHGRAESISAILVSLVIFITGFGILYKAVKTISAGVYEEPQLIAVLAAFVTILIKEWLCRFSLRVGGDLGSPAVMAIAKDHRKDAITSIATLVGVTGAFFGFKVMDPLAAGLTSFFIFHIGYQTFSGAAHDLMDGLPPQEMLHAVTALAEDVEGVEHVHEIKGRRSGQYVIIDLKLDMDPEMTVKQSHAIATQVKKLVFDSFSNVGDVMIHINPHEEEHEDLIRL, from the coding sequence GTGCAAAGGGCCGAACGTTTCAATCAGGCCGACCGGGTCATCAGGCTTGGCTTCTGGATGAATGCGGTGTTGATGATAATGAAGATCGCGGCAGGGCATTTCGGTGGTTCTGAAGCGGTTTTTGCCGACGGTGTGGAGAGCGCCTGCGATTTCATTGCCATATTGACAACGATCATAGCCCTCAGGATCGGCCGAAAGCCTTTCGATGAAAAACATCCCTACGGTCACGGCCGGGCTGAGAGCATATCTGCAATTCTCGTTTCGCTGGTCATCTTTATCACCGGTTTCGGCATTCTCTATAAAGCTGTGAAAACTATCTCTGCCGGAGTGTACGAGGAGCCCCAGTTAATAGCCGTGCTGGCTGCCTTCGTTACCATACTGATCAAGGAATGGCTGTGCCGCTTTTCCCTCAGGGTCGGAGGTGATCTGGGGAGTCCTGCTGTCATGGCCATCGCCAAAGATCATCGCAAAGATGCCATCACCTCCATTGCCACACTGGTGGGGGTTACCGGCGCCTTTTTCGGCTTCAAGGTCATGGATCCCCTGGCTGCCGGTCTTACCTCATTCTTTATTTTCCATATCGGCTACCAGACCTTCAGCGGTGCGGCCCATGATCTCATGGACGGCCTGCCGCCACAGGAGATGCTTCACGCTGTGACGGCACTGGCTGAAGATGTCGAGGGTGTCGAACATGTGCATGAGATAAAGGGTCGTCGCTCCGGCCAATATGTGATCATCGACCTCAAGCTGGATATGGACCCGGAGATGACGGTCAAGCAGTCCCATGCCATTGCCACGCAGGTTAAAAAGCTGGTTTTCGACAGTTTTTCCAACGTGGGAGACGTGATGATTCATATCAATCCCCATGAGGAGGAACATGAGGACCTGATAAGATTATAG
- the recJ gene encoding single-stranded-DNA-specific exonuclease RecJ produces the protein MHHKLEKRWELRKSEPDDVERLVSAGVATPLLARLLLNRVPCDCKAAASFFTSSLAELHDPYMLLGMESAVERLLRAAVGKEKICIHGDYDVDGITSVVLLLTFFQTIGIDACYIIPDRLVDGYGLSADAVDKAARLKTDVMVTVDCGITALAEAKLCAEAGIDLIITDHHTPGEALPDACAVINPNQKGCNYPFKALAGVGVAFNLVIALRSRLRAEGFFSGRAEPNLREYLDLVALGTIADVVPLIDQNRILAKYGLMELSQSHRPGIQALKRVAGITGDVGCGAVGFRLAPRLNAAGRLENAAMAVELLLCKDLKSAEPLAAALDASNAERQAVEREILNDALQMVRDDAAFKGRKSIVLASEEWHSGVIGIVASRLVDLYHRPTILIALKDGNGKGSGRSIAGFHLHEALTACAEHLVKFGGHKHAAGLAIAEETLQAFVERFNEIADGLLTPEDLIPVLLIDAELKAEDLTLDLVSELERMKPFGMGNPEPVFLLQDAEVLESRIVKDTHLKLRLQVEAKKFEAIAFSMAGRVSVGERIDLAFSPAINNWNGRSSLQLTVKDLRRAGGI, from the coding sequence ATGCACCATAAACTGGAAAAAAGGTGGGAGCTGAGAAAGAGCGAGCCGGATGATGTGGAGCGGCTTGTGAGTGCGGGGGTAGCTACCCCCCTTCTTGCAAGGCTGCTTCTTAACCGCGTCCCCTGCGACTGTAAAGCAGCTGCCTCGTTCTTTACCTCAAGTCTCGCCGAACTTCACGACCCATATATGCTGCTCGGTATGGAATCTGCGGTGGAAAGGCTTTTGCGGGCCGCTGTCGGCAAGGAAAAAATCTGCATTCATGGCGACTACGATGTGGATGGTATAACCTCGGTGGTGCTGCTGCTTACTTTTTTTCAGACCATCGGTATTGATGCCTGTTATATCATTCCGGATCGCCTCGTTGATGGTTATGGCCTTTCTGCAGACGCCGTAGATAAGGCTGCCCGACTCAAAACGGACGTCATGGTGACCGTCGACTGCGGCATCACCGCACTGGCCGAGGCCAAGCTCTGTGCCGAAGCCGGCATCGACCTGATTATCACCGATCATCACACTCCTGGGGAAGCCCTGCCCGATGCCTGCGCCGTCATTAATCCCAACCAGAAGGGATGCAACTATCCATTCAAAGCTCTCGCCGGTGTCGGCGTTGCATTCAATCTGGTCATTGCCCTGAGAAGCCGCCTTCGGGCAGAGGGTTTCTTCTCCGGCAGGGCAGAGCCAAATCTGCGGGAATATCTTGATCTGGTGGCCCTTGGCACCATTGCTGACGTTGTTCCGCTCATCGATCAAAACCGGATCCTTGCCAAATATGGTTTGATGGAGTTAAGCCAATCCCATCGGCCGGGTATCCAGGCACTGAAGAGGGTTGCCGGGATAACAGGAGATGTAGGCTGCGGCGCGGTGGGGTTCCGCCTGGCTCCCAGGCTCAATGCTGCGGGACGGTTGGAGAACGCCGCAATGGCTGTGGAACTTCTTCTCTGCAAAGATCTGAAGAGCGCTGAGCCTTTGGCGGCAGCTCTGGATGCCAGCAATGCCGAGCGGCAGGCTGTGGAGCGGGAGATACTGAATGATGCCCTGCAGATGGTGAGGGATGATGCAGCCTTCAAAGGGAGGAAAAGTATTGTTCTTGCCTCGGAAGAGTGGCATTCGGGGGTGATAGGTATTGTGGCATCCAGGCTGGTGGATCTTTACCATCGCCCGACGATTCTCATTGCCTTGAAAGACGGCAATGGCAAAGGTTCCGGCCGCAGTATCGCCGGCTTTCACCTGCACGAGGCCCTGACTGCATGCGCCGAGCATCTGGTGAAATTCGGCGGTCACAAACATGCAGCCGGGCTTGCAATTGCCGAAGAGACCCTGCAAGCATTCGTCGAAAGGTTCAATGAGATAGCCGATGGGCTGCTCACCCCAGAGGATCTGATACCGGTGCTTTTGATCGATGCCGAGCTGAAGGCAGAAGATCTTACCCTGGATCTGGTGTCGGAACTGGAGCGGATGAAGCCTTTTGGTATGGGGAACCCGGAACCAGTGTTTCTCCTCCAGGATGCGGAGGTCCTGGAGAGCCGGATAGTGAAGGATACCCATCTGAAATTACGCCTGCAGGTTGAGGCGAAGAAATTCGAGGCGATCGCCTTTTCCATGGCAGGGAGGGTTTCGGTGGGAGAACGCATTGACCTAGCCTTTTCCCCTGCTATAAATAACTGGAATGGCAGAAGTTCTTTGCAGTTGACGGTGAAGGATCTGCGCAGGGCAGGGGGCATATAG
- a CDS encoding tetratricopeptide repeat protein: MSKESILGIAVALIIGLLGGFLIFSVSSKKETVPVTGGVPQGAGSPTDYQQRITEAEKIVAADPKNLQAWIQLGNDYFDTDQAKKSVDAYAKALELDPANTNVLTDQGIMYRKIGWFDKAIANFEKAQQVDPKHLQSLYNLGVVYAFDLKQPDKAVKAWTRYLELDSTSPTAQQIKMQMDQLKSGSK; encoded by the coding sequence ATGAGTAAGGAAAGCATTCTGGGAATAGCAGTAGCATTGATCATCGGTCTTCTCGGCGGGTTCCTCATCTTCAGTGTCAGCTCAAAAAAAGAGACTGTACCTGTTACCGGCGGAGTGCCGCAGGGAGCCGGTTCTCCAACCGATTACCAACAGAGAATAACCGAAGCGGAAAAAATTGTTGCCGCCGACCCGAAGAATCTCCAGGCATGGATCCAGCTGGGCAACGATTATTTCGACACCGATCAGGCAAAAAAGTCCGTCGATGCCTATGCCAAGGCTTTGGAACTTGATCCCGCCAACACCAACGTTCTGACAGACCAGGGTATCATGTACCGGAAAATCGGCTGGTTCGACAAGGCCATTGCCAACTTTGAGAAGGCACAGCAGGTGGATCCCAAACACCTGCAGAGTCTCTACAATCTGGGGGTCGTTTATGCCTTCGATCTGAAACAGCCGGACAAGGCGGTCAAGGCCTGGACCCGTTATCTTGAACTGGATTCAACAAGTCCGACGGCCCAACAGATAAAAATGCAAATGGACCAGCTCAAATCAGGTTCGAAGTAA
- the secF gene encoding protein translocase subunit SecF → MEFIGKTKIDFIGMRKISFAISAIIAIIGLIGIIQIARGAANMGIDFSGGTAMQLKFSAPFTMESVRSSLAKNGIENAELQEIKEGNKLLIKMRKSTGNVADSVQEALKKDFAANPFAVESSTEIGPSIGDKLRKDTLVAVAISMLGIILYIAWRFDYKFGIGAVVATMHDVLAIFAIFFVLNKEVNLLLVTAALTIAGYSLTDTVVVFDRIRENMHKNLKEHMFTIFNQSINEVMSRTIITSLTTFLAAISLLLFGGEVIHDFAFALVVGVVVATYSSIFVASPIVALWEKTPGQVKA, encoded by the coding sequence ATGGAATTCATCGGTAAGACAAAAATCGATTTCATCGGCATGAGAAAAATCTCCTTTGCCATTTCCGCCATAATTGCCATTATCGGCCTCATCGGCATCATCCAGATTGCCAGGGGAGCTGCCAACATGGGGATCGATTTTTCCGGCGGCACCGCCATGCAGCTGAAGTTTTCTGCGCCCTTTACCATGGAAAGCGTCAGAAGCAGCCTGGCTAAAAACGGGATAGAAAATGCCGAGTTGCAGGAAATAAAGGAAGGCAACAAACTGCTGATCAAAATGCGGAAAAGTACGGGGAATGTGGCTGATTCAGTCCAGGAAGCCCTGAAAAAGGACTTCGCCGCCAACCCTTTTGCTGTTGAAAGTTCCACTGAGATCGGACCGTCAATAGGGGACAAACTGCGCAAGGACACGCTTGTTGCCGTGGCCATATCCATGCTGGGCATAATTCTTTACATAGCCTGGCGCTTTGACTACAAATTCGGCATCGGCGCCGTCGTTGCCACCATGCATGACGTGCTGGCAATCTTTGCCATCTTCTTTGTCCTTAACAAAGAGGTGAATCTGCTGCTTGTAACCGCAGCACTAACCATTGCCGGCTATTCCCTCACCGACACGGTTGTCGTTTTTGACCGAATCAGGGAAAACATGCATAAGAACTTGAAAGAGCACATGTTCACGATCTTCAACCAGAGTATCAATGAGGTTATGTCTCGAACCATAATTACCTCGCTGACGACATTTCTGGCGGCCATTTCCCTGCTGCTGTTCGGCGGGGAAGTTATCCATGACTTCGCATTTGCTTTGGTTGTGGGGGTTGTTGTTGCTACCTATTCCTCCATCTTTGTCGCCAGCCCCATAGTTGCTCTGTGGGAAAAGACCCCCGGTCAAGTTAAAGCCTAA
- the secD gene encoding protein translocase subunit SecD, with protein MSKGFTWRISLIVGFLLISFLYMTPTLVPKLPSWWGVLPKDKIHLGLDLQGGSHLVMEVETQKAVEGSLDLISTDLEDSLNAQNIRFKRVGRIGSDRVQLVLYDRGSADTVQKLIKKKYPDLELLPLFDEGGFVNLQLRINEKEAQVRKDKAVQQALETIRNRIDQFGVSEPVIQREGINHVVVQLPGIKDPKRAIELIGKTARLEFKLVDENVNAVTATPSTIPEDDEILYEKKTDPATGAVSETPLVVKRKAMITGDLLTDAQVRIDSQYNQPYVAIEFNSTGARLFDQVTAANVNKRFAIVLDNNIYSAPVIRERISGGSAQISGSFTEKEASDLGIVLRAGSLPAPVKIIQNVTVGPSLGQDSINKGLIAGLIGVALVICFMAVYYKLSGLVANMGMVLNIVYLMGALAALGATLTLPGIAAIVLLVGMSVDSNVLIFERIREELRLGKTAKAALDAGYDKAFLTVMDSHVTTLITAAVLFQFGTGPVKGFAVSLSLGIIINLFTSLLATRVIFDLFLERKNVKRLSI; from the coding sequence ATGAGCAAGGGTTTTACCTGGCGAATCAGCCTGATTGTTGGCTTCCTTTTGATTTCTTTTCTCTACATGACCCCGACGCTGGTTCCCAAGCTGCCGTCCTGGTGGGGAGTTCTGCCCAAGGATAAGATCCACCTGGGCCTTGACCTGCAGGGGGGGAGCCACCTGGTTATGGAAGTGGAGACCCAGAAAGCGGTCGAAGGCTCGCTGGATCTGATCTCCACCGACCTTGAGGACAGTCTCAATGCCCAGAATATCCGCTTCAAGCGGGTGGGCAGGATCGGTTCCGACCGGGTACAGCTTGTGCTTTATGACCGTGGTTCTGCCGACACCGTGCAGAAGCTGATAAAGAAAAAGTACCCGGACCTTGAACTGCTCCCCCTGTTTGATGAGGGGGGCTTTGTAAATCTGCAGCTGAGAATAAACGAGAAAGAGGCTCAGGTCAGGAAGGACAAGGCTGTACAGCAGGCGCTGGAAACCATCCGCAACAGGATCGACCAGTTCGGCGTTTCAGAGCCGGTTATTCAGCGTGAAGGGATAAATCATGTGGTCGTGCAGCTTCCCGGCATCAAGGACCCGAAGCGGGCCATCGAGCTGATCGGCAAGACCGCACGTCTTGAATTCAAGCTGGTGGATGAAAACGTCAACGCCGTTACGGCAACCCCTTCCACGATCCCCGAAGATGATGAAATTCTTTACGAGAAGAAGACAGATCCTGCCACCGGAGCAGTGTCCGAGACTCCTCTGGTGGTGAAGAGAAAGGCAATGATAACGGGAGACCTTCTTACCGATGCCCAGGTGCGGATCGACTCCCAATACAACCAGCCCTATGTGGCCATAGAATTCAACTCAACCGGCGCCAGGCTTTTTGACCAGGTAACTGCAGCCAATGTGAACAAGCGCTTTGCCATTGTTCTCGACAACAATATCTATTCCGCTCCGGTGATTCGCGAGCGCATCTCGGGGGGGAGTGCCCAGATCTCCGGTTCCTTTACAGAGAAGGAAGCCTCCGACCTGGGAATAGTCCTTCGTGCCGGATCACTGCCTGCACCGGTCAAGATCATCCAGAATGTGACCGTTGGTCCTTCCCTCGGTCAGGATTCCATCAACAAAGGGTTGATCGCCGGTCTCATCGGTGTGGCTCTTGTCATCTGTTTCATGGCTGTCTACTATAAACTCTCCGGGCTTGTCGCCAATATGGGGATGGTCCTGAACATCGTTTATCTGATGGGGGCACTTGCTGCTCTGGGTGCTACACTGACGTTACCCGGCATTGCCGCTATCGTTCTGCTGGTCGGCATGTCAGTGGACTCGAACGTTCTCATCTTCGAAAGGATCAGAGAGGAGCTGCGGTTGGGCAAGACGGCAAAGGCTGCGCTGGATGCCGGCTATGACAAAGCATTCCTGACCGTCATGGATTCCCATGTCACTACGCTGATCACGGCAGCCGTGCTTTTCCAGTTCGGCACCGGCCCGGTCAAGGGATTCGCCGTTTCCCTGAGCCTTGGTATCATCATAAACCTCTTCACTTCGCTCCTGGCAACCAGGGTGATCTTCGATCTTTTCCTCGAGCGCAAGAATGTGAAAAGACTGAGTATATAG
- the yajC gene encoding preprotein translocase subunit YajC — protein MFGLAFAMGTPAGGQAAGGGQSALMNLVPLIFMFAIFYFLLIRPQQKKAKEHRTLLDSLKKGDQVITAGGMHGKVTAIDENVVTLEVATGVNVKINKGFIASLKKD, from the coding sequence ATGTTTGGTTTGGCTTTTGCGATGGGAACACCTGCCGGTGGACAGGCTGCCGGTGGGGGGCAGTCTGCTCTGATGAACCTTGTGCCGCTGATTTTCATGTTTGCCATTTTTTATTTTCTCCTCATCCGCCCACAGCAGAAAAAAGCAAAGGAACACCGCACTCTGCTTGATTCCCTTAAAAAGGGAGATCAGGTAATCACCGCCGGCGGCATGCACGGCAAGGTGACTGCCATCGATGAAAATGTCGTTACCCTTGAAGTGGCCACCGGGGTAAATGTCAAAATAAACAAAGGTTTCATCGCCAGCCTGAAAAAAGACTGA
- the tgt gene encoding tRNA guanosine(34) transglycosylase Tgt produces MSAIHFNLIKTCSTSGARLGSLTTPHGRIDTPIFMPVGTQATVKAMTPEELVQAGAQIILANTYHLYMRPGHELVARLGGLHRFMHWQGPILTDSGGFQVFSLGELRKITEEGVKFQSHLDGSYHFISPETSIAIQEALGSDIMMCFDECPPYPADYAYVAKSMEMTTRWALRCKNAKKGKDQALFGIVQGGMVPELRERSALALQEIGFDGYALGGVSVGEEKKLMHEVMNFSAPFFPMDKPRYVMGIGAPEDLIEGINAGFDMFDCVMPTRNARNGMVFTSFGRLNIKGARYAEDSLPIDPECDCYVCRNYSRAYLRHLFRSGEILASRLNTWHNLHYYLSLMESARKAIAEDRFAGFRKNFYEKRSGIDGTL; encoded by the coding sequence TTGTCGGCCATACATTTTAATCTCATAAAAACCTGCAGCACCAGCGGTGCCAGGCTCGGTTCTTTGACAACACCACACGGCAGGATCGATACGCCTATTTTCATGCCGGTCGGTACCCAGGCAACGGTCAAGGCGATGACCCCGGAGGAACTGGTTCAGGCCGGTGCCCAGATCATCCTGGCCAATACCTACCATCTTTACATGCGTCCCGGCCATGAGCTGGTGGCGCGGCTGGGTGGACTCCATCGGTTCATGCACTGGCAAGGGCCAATTCTGACCGACAGTGGTGGGTTTCAGGTTTTCAGCCTGGGGGAACTGCGCAAGATAACCGAAGAGGGTGTCAAATTCCAGTCCCACCTGGATGGCTCCTATCACTTCATATCGCCGGAGACCTCTATCGCCATCCAGGAGGCCCTGGGCAGCGATATAATGATGTGCTTCGACGAATGCCCGCCTTACCCGGCTGACTACGCCTATGTGGCCAAATCCATGGAGATGACCACGCGCTGGGCACTGCGCTGCAAGAACGCTAAAAAGGGCAAGGATCAGGCACTGTTCGGCATTGTTCAGGGGGGGATGGTGCCCGAGCTGCGAGAGAGGAGCGCCCTGGCACTGCAGGAAATAGGCTTTGACGGCTACGCCTTGGGTGGGGTTTCCGTAGGTGAAGAGAAGAAACTGATGCATGAGGTCATGAACTTTTCGGCGCCCTTCTTTCCCATGGACAAGCCCCGCTATGTCATGGGAATCGGTGCACCGGAGGACCTGATAGAGGGGATCAATGCAGGCTTCGATATGTTCGACTGCGTTATGCCAACCAGGAATGCCAGGAACGGCATGGTCTTTACCTCGTTCGGCAGGTTGAACATCAAAGGTGCACGCTATGCAGAAGATAGTCTCCCCATCGATCCTGAGTGCGATTGTTACGTCTGCAGGAATTACAGCCGCGCCTATCTTCGTCACCTGTTCCGTAGCGGTGAGATACTGGCTTCACGCTTGAATACCTGGCATAACCTTCATTACTATCTCTCACTCATGGAGTCGGCGAGAAAGGCCATTGCAGAGGACAGATTTGCTGGCTTCAGGAAAAATTTTTACGAAAAAAGATCTGGTATAGACGGTACTCTGTAA